In Octopus sinensis unplaced genomic scaffold, ASM634580v1 Contig15871, whole genome shotgun sequence, the genomic stretch TTTCAAGTCTCGTTACGGAGGGGAAAAGTCCCAGACGTTTTTGGATGCTCGAAGGTGTTTTATCGAGAGCATGGCCGCCTACAGTGTCTTTTGCTATTTGTTGCAAGTCAAAGACAGACATAATGGGAATATTATGATTAGTGATCAGGGTCACGTCATCCACATTGGTGGAATATGTATTTTAACCGCAGATTTTGGATTTTTGTTTGAGACTTCTCCTGGGGGGAATTTGGGATGGGAACCCGACTTTAAACTCACTGAGGAAATGCTTCAAATAATGGGCGGTCGAGCTGACTCGCCTCATTTCCAATATTTCACTGAGTTGTGCATAAAAGCCTTTCTGGCTATCAggttatgtttgtgtttattgtgtAGGCCATATACGGACTCTATTCTGACACTGGTCACGCTGATGACCGATAGTGGATTCCCTTGCTTTCGAGGGAATTCAATCCGTCTCCTATCGAGTCGACTGAGTGCAAACTTGTCGTATCGTGGGGCTGCTCAGCATATGAAAAAGATTATAGATAATTGCTTTCTTAGTATTCGCGCTCGTACATACGATGTTATGCAATATGTTCAGAACAGGATTGcttattgattaaatataaactattttttatCTTATCGATTGGTTTTTGGCTTTAAATGGCTATTAATTAGGAGAGAAATTGTTTTAATTGCAACATGTTTTTAAAAGAGGCTTTCCAGTTGGATGAGATTTAATAATATTGACTTGTGGTTTTGAAGTTAGAGGAATTCCACGATCgaaatcattttttatttctttggccGATTGGTGGAAGAGATCTTCAACGTTCTCCCCACTTTTAGCTGATGTTTCAATGTAAATCATATTGTGAGCTTTTGCAAAGAGTTCTCCTTCCTCACGGGGCACAACCCTTTCGTTCCCCTCCAAATCGCATTTATTGCCAACCAAAACACAATTTGCAGGTTTGACGGATGcagattttatttcttcaatcCACGTTCGAATCACGTTTTTAAAACTTTGCTTTACAAtgtaaaataatcaaataaacttCATCTCCCACAGAGTACACAATGAAAATTCCCTGAGCCCCTCGATAGTAGCTTGTTGTTATTGCTCTGAAACGTTCTTGTCCGGCTGTGTCCCACTTGAATTATAATCACTCGAATGTTACGATTTGAAGTTTCACTGGAACATCATCCACGAAAATTGACTTGATTTTctacaaaatgcaaaaaaaattgaATACAAAATCAACTCCGATTGTATTAATGTAGCCTTCGCTGAATTGTTTCTCCTATAAATGCTATAGAGGAGCCACGTTACTGTGAATTGTTTAAGAAGTGCTGATTTCCCTACTCCTGAGTCTCCCACaataagaattttaaataaatagttacTACGAAATATATTATCAGTAAAAAAATACTATTCAGTTCCCATTAAAAGACAGTTCCTAtcaaattttctaattttatttgtaaattatattattaataatataactaatattactttaataattatttttacaaataatttccaCAAAAGTAGTTTTTAACAGTAAGTCGATAACAGCTTTAATAATTAGTACATAAAACCAACTAATTTCTTGAATAGTGAAATTAATCTAAATTGAAAAATTGTTATATCGGATAATCGACAGgaaatagatattatttattaaaacaaaaccaaatttaACTGAGTTTAGATTATTTAAATAAGATTTTCAATCCTTATTTTTGaatatctctttcttcctttttgagGTAGAATTTTCTACTAgtttctcactctcctctctatctcttcgtcagacaaataaattaaattgattttaaaGTCATTATATTTTCAAAGACAGATAGTCGATATATTTTTtggtaaaaaattaataattaacgaCTTCCAGCCGGATTATTGTTCTCAAAGGATTACAAGTAGAATAGCCAAACCATTCCCCTGTTTGGAGATTCCTACTTTAATCTCAGAAATATGGAATCACTGGTTTTAAAGACAAGGGAAACAAAGAAGAGTCCAATAGAGACATATTTGTGTTTCTTCGATTTTCGAAGAGTCATATTCCGGAGTTACAGCGAAGAAGTTAAGGGTAAAATGTCATTTTATCATGACATTTTCCCGGTAGAACCTAACTAGTTTAAAAATTAAAGCA encodes the following:
- the LOC115230606 gene encoding putative phosphatidylinositol 4-kinase alpha-like protein P2 encodes the protein MSRSKIGDETDTSLFDFFKSRYGGEKSQTFLDARRCFIESMAAYSVFCYLLQVKDRHNGNIMISDQGHVIHIGGICILTADFGFLFETSPGGNLGWEPDFKLTEEMLQIMGGRADSPHFQYFTELCIKAFLAIRLCLCLLCRPYTDSILTLVTLMTDSGFPCFRGNSIRLLSSRLSANLSYRGAAQHMKKIIDNCFLSIRARTYDVMQYVQNRIAY
- the LOC115230601 gene encoding ras-related protein Rab-2-like translates to MTLRKSKKHKYVSIGLFFVSLVFKTSDSIFLRLNNYLFKILIVGDSGVGKSALLKQFTQSFKNVIRTWIEEIKSASVKPANCVLVGNKCDLEGNERVVPREEGELFAKAHNMIYIETSAKSGENVEDLFHQSAKEIKNDFDRGIPLTSKPQVNIIKSHPTGKPLLKTCCN